A genome region from Acidobacteriota bacterium includes the following:
- a CDS encoding sodium:calcium antiporter translates to MKILSGAAAAAAAKGSALQALWTFPSIVGSAFMIAWAAESAQFFMSQGLSLAILAWVQTLPEFAVEAVIAWQAPRTPDGIHLVSANFTGAVRLLVGLGWPMIYATAAVFHRRKYGRPLNVIRLEPEHSVEVMGLLAGVLYFTVVGLKSRLSIWDGIILTGIYAVYMFVLNRIPPKELEDPEGEEWPIRKIVVMAPWRRNLTIGFLFIGGAVLIYFTAEPFLHSLLAMALSLGVSQYVFVQWVAPFLSEFPEKLSAFYWARRITGAPMALMNMVSSNINQWTMLAAMIPFVYALSAGHVEPIPFDHAQRLEIFLTLAQSAFAACLLVNMALAWHEALVLFALFAAQFFIPSLREEVTILYLAWVCYEVLRWLMRYERPAAFIEFGRLFRERVLKRG, encoded by the coding sequence ATGAAGATCCTGTCGGGAGCGGCGGCGGCCGCCGCCGCCAAGGGGAGCGCCCTGCAGGCGTTGTGGACCTTCCCCTCCATTGTCGGAAGCGCCTTCATGATCGCCTGGGCCGCCGAGTCGGCCCAGTTTTTCATGTCGCAAGGCCTTTCCCTGGCCATCCTGGCCTGGGTCCAGACCCTTCCCGAATTCGCGGTGGAGGCCGTCATCGCGTGGCAGGCCCCCCGCACTCCCGACGGCATCCACCTGGTGTCGGCCAACTTCACCGGGGCCGTCCGGCTCCTCGTGGGTCTCGGGTGGCCCATGATTTACGCTACGGCGGCCGTCTTCCACCGCCGAAAGTACGGAAGGCCCCTCAACGTCATCCGCCTGGAGCCGGAGCACAGCGTGGAGGTCATGGGCCTCCTGGCCGGTGTCCTGTATTTCACGGTCGTCGGGCTCAAGAGCCGTCTCTCCATCTGGGACGGGATCATCCTGACGGGCATCTACGCGGTGTACATGTTCGTCCTGAACCGCATCCCGCCCAAGGAGCTCGAGGATCCCGAGGGCGAGGAGTGGCCCATACGGAAGATCGTGGTCATGGCCCCCTGGAGGCGGAACCTGACCATCGGGTTCCTGTTCATCGGCGGGGCTGTCCTCATCTACTTCACGGCCGAGCCCTTCCTCCACTCCCTGCTGGCCATGGCCCTTTCCCTGGGGGTCTCCCAGTACGTGTTCGTCCAGTGGGTGGCTCCCTTCCTGAGCGAGTTTCCGGAGAAGCTGTCGGCCTTCTACTGGGCCCGGCGGATCACCGGCGCGCCCATGGCGCTCATGAACATGGTCTCCTCGAACATCAACCAGTGGACCATGCTCGCGGCCATGATCCCCTTCGTGTACGCGCTCTCCGCGGGACACGTGGAGCCCATCCCCTTCGACCACGCCCAGCGGTTGGAGATCTTTCTGACTCTGGCCCAGTCGGCCTTCGCCGCCTGCCTCCTCGTCAACATGGCCTTGGCCTGGCACGAGGCCCTGGTCCTCTTCGCCCTCTTCGCGGCCCAGTTCTTCATCCCCTCGCTGAGGGAGGAGGTCACGATCCTCTATTTGGCCTGGGTCTGCTATGAGGTGCTGAGGTGGCTCATGCGCTACGAGCGCCCGGCGGCCTTCATCGAGTTCGGAAGGCTCTTTCGGGAGAGGGTGCTGAAGCGGGGCTGA
- a CDS encoding serine protease — MRRKTALWVAAVASAAFILTPEARLRVGDSLDARIESPHPVRGGMWSQEVVLPGATFLRFHLDTLDLGPEDLFLLHDGAGALVFSHVGPLDGRWLPSVDGDRAVLEVWPAEGSMPWGLVVDGLARGSERILAESADLDPESICGSNDSRDPACYGPSLRSAGDAVGRMLFEDDGGGWYLCTGSLVSPYEHFLTNNHCVDSESEANSLEVRWRYQYSGCGTGVPSTETTTTGAHFLSTNQKLDYSLLYFESDDPAARYGHLTLGDSTPATGTRIWIPQHPGGSPKRFGVASDLDAGGNATIQAVGLKGNAKNSDVGYFADTEGGSSGSPVLTYSEPYRVVALHHFGTGGAACDSSAMNQGVDIGKIAPEVAPYLEAPQAATMKKVSTPSFRFVVTGTHFTPHTTVTINGAAWSSVAYKSSTKLVIQGGADLKSQVPKNTPATFTFANPGIPATTFVWQWP, encoded by the coding sequence ATGCGCCGGAAAACCGCGTTGTGGGTCGCCGCCGTCGCGTCCGCCGCGTTCATCCTGACTCCCGAGGCCCGCCTCCGGGTCGGCGATTCCCTCGACGCCCGGATCGAGAGCCCCCATCCCGTGCGGGGAGGGATGTGGAGCCAGGAGGTCGTCCTTCCGGGGGCCACCTTCCTCAGGTTCCACCTGGACACGCTGGACCTCGGTCCCGAGGATCTCTTCCTCCTCCACGACGGGGCGGGCGCGCTGGTTTTCTCCCACGTGGGGCCCCTCGATGGCCGGTGGCTGCCCTCCGTGGACGGCGATCGGGCGGTGCTCGAGGTCTGGCCCGCAGAGGGCTCCATGCCCTGGGGGCTCGTAGTGGACGGCCTGGCCCGCGGGTCGGAGCGAATCCTCGCCGAATCGGCGGACCTCGATCCCGAGTCCATCTGCGGCTCCAACGACTCCCGCGATCCGGCCTGTTACGGTCCTTCCCTCCGCTCGGCCGGGGACGCGGTGGGGCGGATGCTCTTCGAGGACGATGGCGGGGGCTGGTACCTTTGCACCGGGTCCCTCGTTTCGCCTTACGAGCACTTCCTGACGAACAACCACTGCGTGGATTCGGAGAGCGAGGCCAACTCCCTGGAAGTGCGGTGGCGCTACCAGTACTCGGGGTGCGGCACCGGGGTTCCCTCCACGGAAACCACCACCACCGGAGCCCATTTCCTCTCGACGAACCAGAAGCTCGACTACAGCCTCCTGTACTTCGAATCGGACGATCCGGCCGCCCGGTACGGCCACCTCACCCTCGGGGACTCCACGCCCGCCACGGGAACGCGGATCTGGATCCCTCAGCACCCCGGGGGGAGCCCGAAGCGGTTCGGCGTCGCTTCCGATTTGGACGCGGGCGGAAACGCCACGATCCAGGCGGTGGGCCTCAAGGGGAACGCCAAGAACTCCGACGTGGGGTACTTCGCGGATACCGAGGGCGGCTCCTCGGGCTCCCCCGTCCTGACCTACAGCGAGCCCTACCGGGTGGTGGCCCTCCACCACTTCGGAACGGGCGGCGCCGCCTGCGACTCCTCGGCCATGAATCAGGGCGTGGACATCGGTAAGATCGCTCCGGAGGTGGCCCCGTATCTGGAGGCCCCCCAGGCGGCCACCATGAAGAAGGTGTCCACCCCCTCCTTCCGGTTCGTCGTCACCGGGACCCACTTCACGCCCCACACCACGGTCACGATCAACGGGGCGGCTTGGTCCAGTGTTGCGTACAAGTCGAGCACGAAACTCGTGATCCAGGGCGGAGCGGACTTGAAGTCCCAGGTCCCCAAGAACACCCCCGCCACCTTCACCTTCGCCAACCCGGGCATTCCTGCCACCACCTTCGTGTGGCAGTGGCCCTAG